A window from Suncus etruscus isolate mSunEtr1 chromosome 18, mSunEtr1.pri.cur, whole genome shotgun sequence encodes these proteins:
- the LOC125996131 gene encoding histone H2B type 1-C/E/F/G/I, with the protein MPEPAKSAPAPKKGSKKAVTKAQKKDGKKRKRSRKESYSVYVYKVLKQVHPDTGISSKAMGIMNSFVNDIFERIAGEASRLAHYNKRSTITSREIQTAVRLLLPGELAKHAVSEGTKAVTKYTSSK; encoded by the coding sequence ATGCCTGAGCCAGCGAAATCGGCGCCCGCCCCGAAGAAGGGGTCGAAGAAGGCGGTGACCAAGGCGCAGAAGAAGGACGGCAAGAAGCGCAAGCGCAGCCGCAAGGAGAGCTACTCGGTGTACGTGTACAAGGTGCTGAAGCAGGTGCACCCCGACACGGGCATCTCGTCCAAGGCCATGGGCATCATGAACTCGTTCGTCAACGACATCTTCGAGCGCATCGCGGGCGAGGCGTCGCGCCTGGCGCACTACAACAAGCGCTCCACCATCACGTCCCGCGAGATCCAGACGGCCGTGCGCCTGCTGCTGCCCGGAGAGCTGGCCAAGCACGCCGTGTCCGAGGGCACCAAGGCCGTCACCAAGTACACCAGCTCCAAGTAA
- the LOC125996127 gene encoding histone H2A type 1-C has protein sequence MSGRGKQGGKARAKAKSRSSRAGLQFPVGRVHRLLRKGNYAERVGAGAPVYLAAVLEYLTAEILELAGNAARDNKKTRIIPRHLQLAIRNDEELNKLLGRVTIAQGGVLPNIQAVLLPKKTESHHKAKGK, from the coding sequence ATGTCTGGACGCGGAAAGCAAGGCGGCAAGGCGCGCGCCAAGGCCAAGTCTCGCTCTTCCCGCGCCGGACTGCAGTTCCCCGTAGGCCGTGTCCACCGGCTGCTCCGCAAAGGGAACTACGCCGAGCGGGTCGGGGCCGGCGCCCCGGTGTACCTGGCGGCCGTGCTCGAGTACCTGACGGCCGAGATCCTGGAGCTGGCGGGCAACGCGGCGCGCGACAACAAGAAGACGCGCATCATCCCGCGCCACCTGCAGCTGGCCATCCGCAACGACGAGGAGCTCAACAAGCTGCTGGGCCGCGTCACCATCGCGCAGGGCGGCGTGCTGCCCAACATTCAGGCCGTGCTGCTGCCCAAGAAGACCGAGAGCCACCACAAGGCCAAGGGGAAGTAA